A part of Pungitius pungitius chromosome 15, fPunPun2.1, whole genome shotgun sequence genomic DNA contains:
- the LOC119209199 gene encoding uncharacterized protein CXorf38 homolog: MVYEELERRLNDGGYMNWVKAGQCLSLLRDGLLPFTTQHARAFHGDLLNHNTQLKKPCQTSACKPEGNKVIRFRNELMHSCKLHVGDDWMRHFSTSLTKLLQQLGGVPQIATAGKHIKEMLSVDLSIYVSGLDRMDSAALDGLESDSVLHWEISPVLIGQWEVQLLQESLQESLHAADDDAKPKDPEQLKRLGGFLQANRDLGLRFSAELQAINSLHASE; this comes from the exons ATGGTCTACGAGGAGCTCGAGCGGCGCCTCAACGACGGCGGGTACATGAACTGGGTGAAAGCCGGACAGTGCCTGTCGCTGCTGAGGGATGGCCTGCTGCCCTTCACCACCCAGCACGCGAGAGCTTTCCACGGGGACCTGCTCAACCACAACACGCAGCTGAAGAAACCGTGCCAGACGTCCGCGTGCaaacctgaagggaacaag gtaaTCCGTTTCAGGAACGAGTTGATGCATTCCTGTAAGTTGCATGTTGGTGATGATTGGATGAGACACTTCAGCACCAGTCTGACGAAGCTTTTGCAGCAGCTAGGGGGCGTACCACAGATCGCAACAGCTGGAAAGCACAtcaaggag ATGCTGAGCGTTGATTTGTCAATATACGTCTCTGGCTTGGACAGAATGGATTCCGCCGCCCTGGATGGATTAGAATCCGATTCAGTCCTCCATTGGGAGATCAGCCCTGTCTTGATTGGCCAATGGGAGGTTCAGTTGCTTCAAGAGAGCCTGCAAGAGTCTCTGCACGCTGCAGACGATGATGCGAAGCCAAAG GACCCGGAGCAGCTGAAGAGGCTGGGCGGTTTCCTGCAGGCCAACAGAGATCTGGGCCTGAGGTTTTCAGCAGAGCTCCAAGCCATCAACTCTTTGCATGCCAGTGAATAA
- the LOC119209206 gene encoding SH2 domain-containing protein 1A-like isoform X1, translating into MEREGMLVRSIYFGRIGREATERLLERFGHDGSFLLRDSETVQGAYCLCVRKAPFVHTYRLVRSTEGWFLQQDPGVRMQSFGTLERLIENYRRGSGSEVGVAPLTEPLDKRHLQYNSFGQEFSYMEM; encoded by the exons atggagagggaggggatgcTGGTCCGCTCCATCTACTTCGGGAGAATCGGGAGGGAGGCCACGGAGCGGCTGCTGGAGAGATTTGGACACGACGGCAGCTTCTTGCTGAGAGACAGCGAGACCGTGCAGGGGGCCTATTGCCTGTGTGTGAG GAAAGCGCCGTTTGTACACACATACAGGCTCGTACGCTCGACCGAGGGCTGGTTCCTTCAG CAGGACCCAGGAGTCAGAATGCAGAGTTTTGGGACTCTTGAAAGACTGATAGAGAATTACAGAAGGGGTTCAGGCTCTGAAGTCGGCGTAGCTCCTCTCACAGAACCGCTGGACAAAAGACACCTGCAATACAACAGCTTTGGACAAG AGTTTTCGTACATGGAAATGTGA
- the LOC119209206 gene encoding SH2 domain-containing protein 1A-like isoform X2 — translation MEREGMLVRSIYFGRIGREATERLLERFGHDGSFLLRDSETVQGAYCLCVRKAPFVHTYRLVRSTEGWFLQDPGVRMQSFGTLERLIENYRRGSGSEVGVAPLTEPLDKRHLQYNSFGQEFSYMEM, via the exons atggagagggaggggatgcTGGTCCGCTCCATCTACTTCGGGAGAATCGGGAGGGAGGCCACGGAGCGGCTGCTGGAGAGATTTGGACACGACGGCAGCTTCTTGCTGAGAGACAGCGAGACCGTGCAGGGGGCCTATTGCCTGTGTGTGAG GAAAGCGCCGTTTGTACACACATACAGGCTCGTACGCTCGACCGAGGGCTGGTTCCTTCAG GACCCAGGAGTCAGAATGCAGAGTTTTGGGACTCTTGAAAGACTGATAGAGAATTACAGAAGGGGTTCAGGCTCTGAAGTCGGCGTAGCTCCTCTCACAGAACCGCTGGACAAAAGACACCTGCAATACAACAGCTTTGGACAAG AGTTTTCGTACATGGAAATGTGA
- the LOC119209194 gene encoding granulocyte-macrophage colony-stimulating factor receptor subunit alpha-like has translation MKLLPGHPRLWAYLLVLCVSQSETEPDYPDVCEMDREPGNIIPQMSSGNQYVGVAHLNDNFRCLFYTTNLLNCSWSFHTLQKDAQLFVHISICDDDREVHYANLSSEERVGSLSLTLHKNEMLSVILHLNITLHGNWTVYTSEYDMDLLEVQPPPQNITASFGDGGLLVTWGLPQGRTVSNEHCFEYQLDLGDQESPKKITGSRSYMEPNADPTYTYSVRVRTRKTNLCTSPSHWSDWSDPITVATSVYKFNTLVIFSISLGTPMILLAGLLLLRHQRVCSVLFPPIPRPPQKYKGMLEKGDTFNLHHAAPPAEEITTVLCTEQRPEKTF, from the exons ATGAAGCTGCTTCCTGGCCATCCACGACTTTGGGCCTACCTGctggttttgtgtgtctcacAAAGTG AGACGGAACCCGACTATCCAGATGTCTGTGAGATGGACAGAGAACCGGGGAAC ATCATACCTCAGATGTCTTCGGGGAACCAATATGTCGGGGTGGCTCACTTGAACGATAACTTTCGCTGCCTCTTCTACACAACAAATTTACTCAACTGCTCCTGGTCATTTCACACTTTACAGAAGGACGCTCAGCTCTTTGTCCATATCag CATCTGTGACGACGATAGAGAGGTTCACTATGCAAACCTTTCGTCTGAGGAGAGAGTCGGATCATTGTCTTTGACTCTGCACAAGAATGAGATGTTGTCCGTAATCCTCCACTTGAACATCACGCTCCATGGGAATTGGACAGTCTACACCTCCGAATACGACATGGACTTGCTAG AGGTCCAGCCGCCACCACAAAATATCACCGCCTCATTTGGAGATGGAGGCCTGTTGGTGACATGGGGTCTGCCCCAAGGTCGCACAGTATCCAATGAGCACTGCTTTGAATACCAGCTGGACCTAGGTGACCAG GAAAGTCCCAAAAAGATCACAGGGAGTAGGTCTTACATGGAGCCTAATGCAGACCCCACCTACACCTACAGCGTGAGGGTGAGGACGAGGAAGACAAACCTCTGCACCTCCCCCTCCCATTGGAGCGACTGGAGCGACCCCATAA CGGTGGCAACGTCAGTTTACAAGTTCAACACTCTGGTGATCTTCTCGATTTCACTGGGAACACCCATGATCCTCCTGGCCGGGCTGCTGCTGTTACGCCATCAGAG GGTGTGCAGCGTTCTGTTCCCTCCGATCCCTCGGCCCCCGCAGAAATACAAGGGTATGCTGGAAAAAGGTGACACGTTCAAC CTCCACCACGCTGCTCCACCAGCCGAGGAGATCACAACGGTGTTGTGTACTGAGCAAAGGCCTGAAAAAACATTCTAA